A window of the Oryza brachyantha chromosome 5, ObraRS2, whole genome shotgun sequence genome harbors these coding sequences:
- the LOC102720051 gene encoding serine carboxypeptidase 2-like encodes MVVEMAPRMGSGRRLPPLARVVQLVVLLGLACRLRRAAAAAAGGRAGDRVARLPGQPLVDFAMYSGYVTVDEQAGRALFYWLQEAPAAAQPAPLVLWLNGGPGCSSVAYGASEELGAFRIRPDGATLFLNDYRWNKLANILFLDSPVGVGFSYTNTTADLYNSGDKRTAHDSYKFLVKWFQRFPQYKYRDFYIAGESYAGHYVPQLSQLVYRHNKGVEKPFINFKGFMVGNGVTDDYHDYKGTFEHWWNHGIISDGTYRLLNASCVHDSGEHPAPACLAALNASTAEQGDIDMYSLYTPTCNETSSPAARARQQRRLKRGHYPWMTGSYDPCTEIYSTAYYNRPEVQTALHANVTGINYTWATCSDILNNNWRDSPRTVLPIYHELIAAGLRIWVFSGDTDAVVPLTGTRYSIDALGLPTTINWYPWYDAIKVGGWSQVYKGLTLVTVRGAGHEVPLHRPRQAFILFNHFLKGKPMPNAPTIKSAQGSVN; translated from the exons ATGGTGGTGGAGATGGCGCCAAGAATGGGCAgtggtcgtcgtcttcctcctctggCCCGAGTGGTGCAGCTGGTCGTGCTGCTTGGGTTGGCTTGCCggctccggcgagcggcggcggcggcagcgggtgGCCGTGCCGGGGACAGGGTGGCGCGTCTTCCCGGGCAGCCGCTGGTGGACTTCGCCATGTACTCCGGGTACGTGACGGTGGACGAGCAGGCCGGGCGCGCGCTGTTCTACTGGCTGcaggaggcgccggcggcggcgcagccggcgCCGCTGGTGCTGTGGCTGAACGGCGGGCCCGGCTGCTCCTCCGTCGCCTACGGCGCCTCGGAGGAGCTCGGCGCGTTCCGCATCCGCCCCGACGGCGCCACCCTCTTCCTCAACGACTACCGCTGGAACAAAC TGGCGAACATCTTGTTCTTGGACTCGCCGGTCGGCGTCGGGTTCTCCTACACCAACACCACCGCCGACCTCTACAACTCCGGCGACAAAAGAACAG CTCATGATTCGTACAAATTCCTGGTGAAGTGGTTCCAGAGGTTTCCGCAATACAAGTACCGCGATTTCTACATCGCCGGGGAGAGCTACGCAG GGCACTATGTTCCTCAGTTGTCCCAGCTCGTGTACCGGCACAACAAAGGCGTCGAGAAGCCATTCATCAACTTCAAAGGCTTCATG gtCGGGAACGGCGTGACGGACGACTACCACGACTACAAGGGCACGTTCGAGCACTGGTGGAACCACGGGATCATCTCCGACGGCACGTACCGGCTGCTCAACGCGTCGTGCGTCCACGACTCCGGCGAGcacccggcgccggcgtgcctCGCCGCGCTCAACGCCTCCACGGCGGAGCAGGGCGACATCGACATGTACAGCCTCTACACGCCCACCTGCAACGagacctcctcgccggcggcgagggcgaggcagCAGCGCCGGCTCAAGCGTGGCCACTAC CCATGGATGACAGGGTCGTATGATCCGTGCACGGAGATATACTCGACGGCGTACTACAACCGGCCGGAGGTGCAGACGGCGCTCCACGCCAACGTCACCGGCATAAACTACACATGGGCTACGTGCAG TGACATCCTGAACAACAACTGGAGAGATTCGCCGAGGACCGTGCTTCCGATCTACCATGAGCTTATTGCAGCTGGCCTAAGGATATGGGTCTTCAG TGGAGACACGGACGCTGTCGTTCCATTGACAGGAACCAGATACTCCATAGATGCTCTGGGCCTTCCAACTACCATTAATTGGTACCCTTGGTATGATGCCATAAAG GTTGGTGGGTGGAGTCAAGTATACAAAGGGCTGACCCTGGTGACCGTCCGAGGCGCAGGGCATGAGGTGCCGCTACACCGGCCGCGCCAAGCTTTCATACTCTTCAATCACTTCTTGAAGGGCAAGCCCATGCCCAATGCACCTACAATTAAAAGCGCCCAAGGaagtgtaaattaa